A region of the Ornithinimicrobium ciconiae genome:
TGGTTCCGGCACGGGCCTGCCCGGCCCGGGGAGGTTCCGGAGGGTGCACGATCCCCATGGCGTGCATCAGTCCGATGACTTCCTGATAACGGCCCTGCAGGATGGTCACGGCAGCGACCATCCGCTCGCGCAGCGGCAGGGACAGGTCAACGTCATCCAGCAGCCCCAGCACCGGTGCGGGGTCGAAGGCCTGGTCCAGAGCGGCGCAGACAAGCTCCTCCTTGGTGGCGAAGGCCCGGAACAGGGTCCCCTCGGCCACCCCTGCCGCTTCGGCGATCGTGCGGGTGGTGGCGCTCTGACCCTCGTCCTGGAGCACCGTGACCGCCGCACTGAGGATCGCGGCGCGGCGTTGGTCCGGAGGCAGCGCCCGGGCGCGTGGTGGCATGCCCCGAAGCGTAAGCGGAGTGAGCGCTCACTCACAATCTGATTTTTCTCCCAGGCTCGGTGGCTACGCTGCCCCGGTTGTCCTGTCCCCGCCAGGAGGCCCGCTCGTGACCCTGTCCGTCCGCTCCCCCGTTGTCCTGCTGGTGCTGGTCGCTGGCCTGCTGACAGCCTGCACCGGGTCACCAGAGGGTGAGCCGACGGTGGACGGCGGCGTCCACGCGACCACCGGCGCTGAGACCACGGGTCCCGGCCAGGACGCGTCGACAACCGATGCCGGGGAGGCCGCGCCGACGACCGATCCCACCGACGCTGGGGCGAGCACGGGCCCCGATGCGGGCACGCCGGACAGCACGGACGGGGACGGGGCGCGGCCCGAGATGCCCGGGGAGGTCAGCGCCCAGCTCCAGTCGGACGGGTCGATCCTGGTCGATGGCGGCCAGGCCTCCTTCCTGATGCCCTCCCAGAACGTCGCCTGTCTGGTGCGGACCGACAATGTCGTCTGCCAGATCGACGGCAAGGAGTATGACGCTCGCTCGGCTGACATCGACCCGGCCGCCTTCGCGGGATGCACCCCCGCAGCGGCAGACGCGATGACGGTCGGTGGTGGGGTGGACCCTCGCTGGTCGTGCCTGCCCTATGACCTGCGCGCCGACACCGACGTCACGGGCGGAGGCGCCTGGACCGGGCCCGGCCTCGGGGCCACCGCGACCCTCGACGGCGCCACGGTCGCCGTGCTGCCCTACGGCACGACACTGCGGCTGGGGAACATCTCCTGCACCAGTGACCGCCAGGGCGTCGCCTGCACGGACCTGACCACGGGTCACGGCTTTCAGCTGGCCAGTCAGCGTTACGCCATCCACTAAAACGGGTGCACCCCGGGGATTTTCTGTGCGGCGTGCGACACAACTGCGACACAAGAGCGGGAGGCTGCGCGCGGGTGACCGTGACCTCCCGTGAACTTACCCCCGCACGGCGTGATCCGCCGTGGTTTCCTGAGTCACGAACGCCCTTCATTCACGGCCCCCCCGGGGCCCGATCGAAGGAGTTCAGATGCACCACACCAGGACCTCCCGGCTTCGTGCCGGGCTCGCCGCCAGCAGCGTCCTGCCGCTGCTCGCGGTGGCCGTTGCCACATCGGCGGGCATGGCATCCGCGGACGACGCGACCACTGACCGTGAGCAGCACCAGGCGACCGCGAGCAGCACAGCTGACGTCGGCCTGACGGCGATCACCCCGACGTCGGCACTCGCTGTCGCCCAGGCGATGGCCAGCCCGAGCTTCAACGTCACCGCGGCCAACTTTGTCGCCGTACCACCCGGCGGGGACAGTGCGGGCGTGGGGGACTCTGCGGTCGCGGGCTTCCCGACGCAGGGCTCGACCTTCGGCGTGCTGTCCAGCGGCTATGTGTCCACCATCGAGGCCCCTGGCACCTTCTCCAGCTCCGACCTGGGCGGTGGCAACGTCCGGGGAGATACCGACCTGGACGTGACCGTGCTCAAGGTCGACTTCGCCGTGCCGACGGGGTCCAACTGTCTGTCCTTCGACTTCCGGTTCCTGTCCGAGGAGTACCCGGTCTATGTCGGGAGCAGCGTCAACGACGCCTTCGTCGCCGAACTGGACACCTCGACCTGGACCACTGACGACAGCCTCATCAGTGCGCCGGACAACTTCGCGTTCGATGCCGCCGGCGAGGTGGTCAGCATCAACTCCACCGGCGTGGGCGGCATGAGCGGCACCAATGGCCTCGGCACCGCCTTCGACGGGACGGCCGGCAGCGGGGACAGCAACGGGGGCGCCACCGTGCGACTGTCCGCCTCCACCCAGGTCACGCCGGGCAACCACTCGGTCTACTTCTCCATCTTCGACCAGGCAGACCACATCTTTGACTCCGCGGTCTTCCTCGACAACCTGATCGTCGGCTACACCCCTGACCCCGAGGTCGACTGCGCCCCAGGCGCCGAGATCGTCACCCACGACCTTGACCTGGAGCCCAACACCGGCACCGCGCCGGTCGGCACGGAGCACACGGTCACGGCCACCCTCACCGACGACGCCGGCGACCCGGTGGCCGACACCTCGGTCGAGTTCGCGGTCAGCGGCACCCACAGCACCACCGGCTCGGCGACCACGGACGCCAGCGGGCAGGCCACCTTCTCCTACACCGGCACCTCGGCCGGCAGCGACACCATCAGCGGGTGCTCTCGCCCCGAAACCGGGGAGCCGTGCAGCGCCACGGACAGCGTCAGCTTCGTCTGGACCGACTCCGAGGGACCCGCCGTCGAGCGCATCTCGGGCTCCGACCGTTACGGGACCGCAACGGCAATCTCCGGCAACTGGGCACCTGGTGTCGACGTGGTCTACATCGCCAGTGGTCTGGACTACCCGGACGCGATGCCCGCTGGAGCCCTGGGCGGCACCCACGACGCCCCGGTGCTGCTCACCAAGCCGGGGAGTCTGCCCAGCGTCACGACGGCCGAGCTGACACGCTTGCAGCCCGACAAGATCGTGGTCATGGGTGGCAGCACCGCCATCTCGGAGTCCGTGGTCACCACTCTGGGTGACTACGCCCTGGCCGACACCCCCGACGAGGTCACCCGCATCGCCGGCCCTGACCGCTACGCGACGGCGGCGGAGGCCGGCCTGACCTACCCGGCAGGCGTGCAGGTCGCCTATATCGCCAAGGGCAGCGACTTCCCCGACGCCCTGGCCGCGGCCGCCCGCGGCGGACAGCTCGACAGCCCGGTCCTGCTCACCAGGACCGACCACCTGCCGGCTGCCACCCGCACGGCCCTGGAGCACCTCGATCCCGACCAAATCATCGTCCTGGGCGGCACCGGAGCCGTCGAGGACGAGATCCTGGCCGACCTTGCCGCCTATACCGACGGCACCGTCACCCGCGCCGCGGGCGACAACCGCTACGGCACCGCCGCCGCGATCTCCGGGGACCACGCTCCCGGCGTGGACGCCGTGTTCGTGGCCACCGGTGAGATCTATGCCGACTCGATGACCGGCGCACCCCTGACCGCGTCGATCCTCGGCCCGGTCGTGCTGACCCAGCCCAACAACCTGCCCGCCGAGACGATCGCCGAGCTCGAGCGGCTGGACCCGCAGCGCATCATCATCCTGGGCGGCACCCAGGCTGTGTCTGCGCAGATCCAGGTGGACCTGGCCGCCTACTTCGGTTAGCCAACCCCCACCGCGGCCCGGTCGTCCCATCCCTGGGGCGGCCGGGTCGTCCCATCCCTGGGGCGGCCGGGTCGTCCGTGCCCGGGACCTACTGCAGCAACCCGTCGGCCACCAGGGCCCGCAGGGTCGGAACCACCTGGGCCTCGAGGTCACTCACCTCGTGCTCGGTGAGCACGGCGATGCCCCGCACGATCTGCGTCGCAGTCAGCTCCCCGTCACTGGCGCCGACCAGTCCCGCGCTGACCGTGTCCAGCCGCACGGTCCGGCGCAGTCCACCACCCTGTCGGAGCTGGATCACCATCGGGTCCGATCCACCCGGTCGCCCGATCCGCTCCTCTGTGACATCTGCGGCCGTGGACCAGCGGGTCTCGAGCAGGTCGGTGTCCGTGTGCTCAGCCAGCCAGGTGCGAGCCCGCAGCCCCGCCAGGATCGCCGGCCCGGCTGGCTGTGCCACTGGACCGTGCAGGTCGTCCAGGTCACGGAAGGGGTCGCGATCCGTGAGCGGGCGCTGCAGCGTGATCACCCCGAACCCGATGCGCTCGATGCCGCGGGCGGCAAAGTCGTCCAGCCACGCGGCATACAGTGCCTCGAAGTCCGCCGTCCCGGGTCGGTGACCGCCATCGCGCGCCCAGGTCTCGGCATACTCCGCGACGTCCTGGACCTCGCGCTGGATCACCCACGCGTCGAGCGTGCTGTCGCTGAGCCATCCGCCGACCCGGTCGGTCCACTCCTCACCGCGCCGCAGCTCCCAGTTGCCCAGCAGCTGGGCGATGCCACCGGGTGCCAGCACCGTCTCGAGGTCAGCGACCAGTCCGGCCACGATCGCGTCTCCGGGAGCGCCACCGTCGCGGTACTCGTAGAGCGGGACGTTGGGGTGCCGGGGCGTGATCACAAAGGGTGGGTTGGAGACGACGAGATCGAAGTGCTCCCCCGCGAGCGGTTGGAGCAGCGAGCCGGCACGCAGGTCGAGGTCGACACCGTTGAGCAGGGCGGTGAAGCGGGCATAGCCCAGGGCACGCTCGGACAGGTCCGTGGCGATGATCCGGTCGGCGTGCGTCGACAGGTGCAGGGCCTGGACGCCGCAGCCGGTGCCGAGGTCGAGGGCCCGGGCCACGTGCGGTCGCGGGGCCCAGGAGGCCAACGTGGTCGATGCCCCGCCCACACCCAGGACGTGGTCGGTGGGCAGCGCGCCTCCGAGCACCAGCTCCGAGAGGTCGGAGGCGACCCACCAGTCGTGCCGCTCGTCGCCGTAGGGTCGCAGGTCGCAGGTGCCGCGCAGCACAGATCCGTCCGGGGACTCCTCGGACGTGACGGCCAGGCCCATCGTCAGGAGGCCGGCCGAGCCGGTGCGCGGCAGAGCCCTGTCCAGTTCGACCACAGGCACGTCCTCCCCCAGCACCCACAGCCGCACGAGGACCCCCACCGGGTCGGCACAACTCGCCAGGGCACGTCGCGCCGGCAGCGCCTGCTCGCGGTGCAGGGCGCCGGAGGCCACCGACCCGAGCACGTCGGCCAGATGATCGGCGGTGTAGTCCGCCGCGGACAGGTCTGAGCGCAGGGCCTCGATCTGTGCTGCATCCGCCGTCGGCACCTGACGTCCGGCTATCTCTGTCACGCGCACCGCTCCATTGTCACTCTCACCAGTCCCACTCGAAGCCGACCGAACAGTCCTGTGCCGGGGTGAGGAACCGGTGGACCGCGCGATCGGGAGCCAGCACGACCGGTTCGGTGAGCAGATCCGGTGGGACGGTGGCACTGAGCTCGGTCCACCGCACCCGCTGCGGCACGGCAGCGGCGTCGAAGCGCACCTCCAGTGACACTCCGCCCGCTGTTGCCCGCAGGCTGCGCCGAAAGTGGTCCAGTCTCGGCCCGCCAGCTGGAAAGGCGGCGATGGTCTCCAACGCTGCGGTCTGTCCGGGCGCCAGGGGAGACGGCAGGGCGATCTTGACTCGGAACCGGCCGGTCGGGTCGGGCACGGGTCGTCCGGCCGTGCCTCCCCGGACCACCTCGATCTCCACGTCGGAGGTGTCGAACAGATAGGACAACTGCTCCAGGTGGGTCTCTGCACGCACGATGTGCATGAGGGTGTGCCGTGCACGGGACCGGTCGGGGCCGACCTCGCACGTCTCGATCAGGGACTGGGTGCGATAGCTGGTCCGCGTGTGATCCAGGTGTGGATCCGCCGGTGCCGTGGCGACGGTCGTCCGGCTCGTGACCCGGTGGGGATCTCCCGAGCGGAGATCAGCCTCAAGCAGCTCCCACAGCCGCTGCACGTCGGTCTCGGTCATCGCGAAGGCACCGACAAACCAGTTCAGCGTCTGGTGGGAGAGGTTGCGTCCGGCCATGGCTCGGGCCACGAGGTCCTTGAGCCGCCGTGGCAGGTCGGTGTCGGACTCGGCGACCTCGCCGATCTCCCACAAGTGTTGGGCCAGCACCTGCGCGACCGCACTCTGGTGCGGGTCGCTGGGCGAGACCCGGCGCACCTCCGAGCGCCATCTGCGACGGTAGGGACCGTCCTGACTCAGCAGGAGCCGCAGCAGCTCGGAGGTGACCGTGGCACGGGTCGGGGCCTCACGAACGGATCCGGCGGTCTGAGCTCCGCCGGCCGTCGTGGGCCCCGCGCCGTGCTCAGCCGAGCTGGGCTTGCTCGGCTGGTGAGTCATCACCGATGGCGGTGCCGCGGCGCTTGGTGATCACCACGGCCACGACGATGAGTGCCACCGCAACCAGCGCGATGCCCCAGCGGATCAGGTCGTTGGCGGAGTCGCCATAGCTCAGCGCCACGATCGCCGGGGCGATCAGCAGGGCGACCAGGTTCATCACCTTGATCAGCGGGTTGATGGCCGGGCCGGCAGTGTCCTTGAACGGGTCACCGACGGTGTCGCCGATGACCGTGGCGGCGTGGGCCTCAGAGCCCTTGCCGCCGTGGTGGCCGTCCTCGACGAGCTTCTTGGCGTTGTCCCACGCCCCGCCGGAGTTGGCGAGGAAGACAGCCATGAGGACACCGGTCCCGATGGCGCCCGCGAGATAGCCCGCCAGTGCCCCCACGCCGAGGCCGAAGCCGACAGCGATCGGAGCCAGGATCGCCAGCAGTCCGGGGGTGGCCAGCTCGCGCAGCGAGTCCTTCGTGCAGATGTCGACGACCCGGGCGTAGTCGGGCTTCTCGGTGTAGTTCATGATGCCCGGCTTCTCGCGGAACTGGCGACGCACCTCGAAGACGATGGCACCCGCGGCGCGGGTCACAGCGTCAATCGCCAGACCGGAGAACATGAAGACCACGCAGCCACCGATGATGATGCCGACCAGGGCGCGCGGGTCATAGACGAGCAGCGACCCGCCCATCAGGAAGCCGGCCTCGGCCAACGCCTCGGCGTCGCCCTCCAGGCTGAGCATGGCCTCCATGATGGCGTCGTAGTAGGACCCGAACAGCGCGGTGGCCGCGAGCACGGCGGTGGCGATTGCGATGCCCTTGGTGACGGCCTTGGTGGTGTTGCCGACGGCGTCGAGCTCGGTCAGGATCTGGGCACCCTCGCCGTCGACGTCACCGGACATCTCCGCGATGCCCTGCGCGTTGTCGGAGACCGGACCGAAGGTGTCCATCGCCACGATCATGCCCACGGTGGTGAGCAGGCCACAGCCGGCCATGGCCACCAGGAACAGCGAGAAGATGAGGGAGCCGCCGCCCAGGGTAAACAGGATGTAGACCGCACCGGCGATGGTCGCCGCGGTGTAGACCGCAGACTCGAAGCCCACGCCGATGCCGGAGAGGATCACGGTGGCCGGTCCGGTCAAAGACGTCTTGGCCACGTTCTTGGTGGGCTCGGACTCGGTGCCGGTAAAGTAGCCGGTCAGCCACAGAATGAAGGCCGCCAGGATGATGCCGACGATGACCGCGGCGGCGACCCGCACGCTCGGGTCGAGCGTGTGCGCGCCAAGGCTCTCCGGCACGCCCGTCAGCAGCGAGCTCGGCAGCGAGTCCGGCAGGAAGACGATGGCGGCGACCGCCGAGACACCCGCCGCGATCAGCGCGGAGATGTAGAAACCGCGATTGATGGTGACCAGGGCACTCTCGCCGCTGCGGCCCTTGGTCAGGTAGACGCCAGCGATGGCGGTCAGCGCACCGATGGCGGGGATGATCAGCGGGAAGGTCAGACCGTCAGTCCCCAAGGCCGCGGAGCCGAGGATGAGGGCGGCGACCAGGGTGACGGCATACGACTCGAAGAGGTCGGCCGCCATGCCGGCGCAGTCGCCGACGTTGTCACCGACGTTGTCGGCGATGGTGGCGGCGTTGCGGGGGTCGTCCTCGGGGATGCCCGCCTCGACCTTGCCGACCAGGTCGGCGCCCACGTCCGCGGCCTTGGTGAAGATGCCACCGCCCACGCGCATGAACATCGCGAGCAGAGCGGCACCGAAGCCGAAGCCCTCCAGCACCTTGGCGGCGTTCTCCTGGTAAAAGAGCACCACGAGGGCCGCGCCGAGCAGGCCCAGACCGACTGTCGCCATGCCGACGGTGCCGCCGGTGCGGAAGGCGATCTGCATGCCCTTGTCACGGTCACCGTTGCGCGCTGCCTCGGCCACGCGCATGTTGGCTGCGGTGGCCAGGTTCATGCCGAGATAGCCGATGCCGGCCGAGAAGACCGCACCGAAGACGAAGAAGACTGATCGTCCGATTCGCACCGCGGTGTCGTCCGCGGGGAGGGCGAAGAGCAGCAGGAAGGCGATCACCACGAAGATGCCGAGGGTCCTGAACTGGCGTTGCAGGTAGGCCTGGGCCCCCTCCTGGACGGCCTGCCCGATCTCCTGCATGCTCGGCGTTCCCGCCGGGTTGGCCAGCACCTCCTGGCGAAACTTCAGGCCCATCACCAGCGCGGCCAGCGCGATGAGAGCCACGACGGCCACGATGGCGTACTCGCCACCTCCGAAGTCAACGGTCATGACAGCAGCTCCGAGGGGTGCGGGCGGTTAGGCATAGATCCTCCTGGAAAACGCCGGTCGGCATCGACCGGGTGCGCCGGTGTAGGTGGTGCGCGTGTGGCGCCACTGTAACGGGGGCCACGCTACGTCACGGCTGTGATTTCCCCCACACCGACCCGAGGTGTTCGCGCCGGACGGTGGGAGACATACCGTTGCCAGCGATGACCCGTGCACCTTTCGACCCTCGCGAGACCCTCGCCCACCTGGCCCGGGGGGCCCGCGGCGAGCGCCTTGCCCACGTGCGCCACCTGCCGCGCCGGGAGGCAGTCCGCGTCCCCTGGCCGGAGTGGACCGACCCGGGGGTGTATGCCGCGTGGTCCGGCGCGGGGGTCACCCACCTGTGGTCCCACCAGGGCGAGCTGGCTGAGCTGGCCCGGCAGGGACGGCATACGGTCTGCGCGACGGGGACCGCCTCGGGCAAGTCGCTCGGGTTCCTGCTCCCGGTCCTGACGGCGTTGGCCGAGGGCTCGCACGCCCCGACCGGGCGGGGCGCGACGGCGCTCTATCTGGCACCGACCAAGGCCCTGGCGGGTGACCAGTTGGCTCGGCTGGCGGCGATGGCGGTCCCGGGGGTGCGTGCTGCGGTCTATGACGGGGACACCCCGACCGAGGAGCGGCGCTGGATCCGCGACCACGCGCACTATGTCCTGTCCAACCCTGACCTGTTGCACCACTCGCTGCTGCCCGGTCACCGCCAGTGGGCACCCTTCCTGCGGGCGTTGCGCTATGTCGTGGTGGACGAGTGCCACGTCTATCGCGGCGTGTTCGGGGCGCACGTCTCGGCGGTGCTGCGCCGACTGCTGCGGGTCGCGGCCCGCTACGAGTCCCGGCCCACCGTGCTGTTCGCCTCCGCCACGGTTGCCGAGCCGGCGGCGCTGGCCTCAGCGCTGATCGGTCAGGACGTCACCGCCGTCACCCGGGACGGCTCCCCGCGCGAAGCCACCACCTTCGCGCTGTGGGAGCCGCCACTGGCCAGCGAGGGCACCCGGCGCAGTGCCGTCTCGGAGTCGGCGAGCCTGCTGGCCGACCTGGTCCTGCGCGACGTGCAGACGGTGGCCTTCGCCCGCTCCCGGGTCGGCGTCGAGGCGGTGGCCGCAGCAGCTCGCCGTGACCTGGCGGACGTTGATCCGGCCCTGGCGCCACGGGTCGCGGCCTACCGCGGCGGCTACCTGCCCGAGGAACGTCGCGACCTCGAAGCTGCCCTGCGAGGGCGGGAACTGCTGGGCCTGGCGGCCACCAACGCCCTGGAGCTGGGCATCGACATCGCCGGGCTGGACGCCGTCCTCATCGCCGGCTGGCCGGGAACCCGCGCCTCGCTCTGGCAGCAGGCCGGGCGCGCCGGCCGGACCGGCTCCGAGTCCCTCGCCGTGCTCGTGGCCGCCGATGACCCGCTCGACACCTATCTCGTGCACCACCCGGAGTCGGTCTTTGAGGCGCCGGTGGAGGCCAGTGTCTTCGACCCGGCCAACCCGCACGTGCTGTCGGCGCACCTGGCGGCCGCCGCGGCCGAGCTGCCGCTCACCCCGGCGGACACCGAGTGGTTCGGACCGAGCGTCCCGGCCCTGGCGGAGGCTCTCGTGGCGGGCGGTGTCCTGCGTGCCCGCCCGGCCGGCTGGTACTGGGCGCGGGCTGACCGCCCGAGCGACCACGTGGAGCTGCGCGGCATCGGCCAGACCGTGCGGATCGTGGAAACCCGCACCGGCCGGGTGCTGGGCACGGTGGATGAGGCACGTGCTCACTCCGCGGTGCACACCGGGGCGGTCTATCTGCACCAGGGGCAGCAGCACGTGGTCACCGAGCTGGACCTGGCTGACGCCGCCGCCCACGTGGTCGTCGGTGACCCCGGGTGGAGCACCCAGGCCCGCTCGGTGAGCGAGTTCCGCATCCTCTCCACGACCCGGGAGCAGCAGTGGGGGCCCGCCCGGCTCTGTCTCGGCGCTGTCGAGGTGACCAGCCAGGTGACCTCTTTCCTGAGGCGGCTGCCCACCGGCGAGGTGATCGGCGAGCACCCGCTCGACCTGCCGCGCCGCAGCCTGACGACGGTGGCGGTCTGGTGGACGCTGCCGGAGGAGGAGCTGGCCCTGGCTGGCATCGGTGAGGCGGACATCCCAGGGGCACTGCATGCTGCTGAGCACGCCTCGATCGGGTTGCTACCCCTGATCGCCACCTGCGACCGGTGGGACATCGGCGGAGTCTCGACAGCCCT
Encoded here:
- a CDS encoding DUF7059 domain-containing protein, translated to MTEIAGRQVPTADAAQIEALRSDLSAADYTADHLADVLGSVASGALHREQALPARRALASCADPVGVLVRLWVLGEDVPVVELDRALPRTGSAGLLTMGLAVTSEESPDGSVLRGTCDLRPYGDERHDWWVASDLSELVLGGALPTDHVLGVGGASTTLASWAPRPHVARALDLGTGCGVQALHLSTHADRIIATDLSERALGYARFTALLNGVDLDLRAGSLLQPLAGEHFDLVVSNPPFVITPRHPNVPLYEYRDGGAPGDAIVAGLVADLETVLAPGGIAQLLGNWELRRGEEWTDRVGGWLSDSTLDAWVIQREVQDVAEYAETWARDGGHRPGTADFEALYAAWLDDFAARGIERIGFGVITLQRPLTDRDPFRDLDDLHGPVAQPAGPAILAGLRARTWLAEHTDTDLLETRWSTAADVTEERIGRPGGSDPMVIQLRQGGGLRRTVRLDTVSAGLVGASDGELTATQIVRGIAVLTEHEVSDLEAQVVPTLRALVADGLLQ
- a CDS encoding sodium-translocating pyrophosphatase; the protein is MTVDFGGGEYAIVAVVALIALAALVMGLKFRQEVLANPAGTPSMQEIGQAVQEGAQAYLQRQFRTLGIFVVIAFLLLFALPADDTAVRIGRSVFFVFGAVFSAGIGYLGMNLATAANMRVAEAARNGDRDKGMQIAFRTGGTVGMATVGLGLLGAALVVLFYQENAAKVLEGFGFGAALLAMFMRVGGGIFTKAADVGADLVGKVEAGIPEDDPRNAATIADNVGDNVGDCAGMAADLFESYAVTLVAALILGSAALGTDGLTFPLIIPAIGALTAIAGVYLTKGRSGESALVTINRGFYISALIAAGVSAVAAIVFLPDSLPSSLLTGVPESLGAHTLDPSVRVAAAVIVGIILAAFILWLTGYFTGTESEPTKNVAKTSLTGPATVILSGIGVGFESAVYTAATIAGAVYILFTLGGGSLIFSLFLVAMAGCGLLTTVGMIVAMDTFGPVSDNAQGIAEMSGDVDGEGAQILTELDAVGNTTKAVTKGIAIATAVLAATALFGSYYDAIMEAMLSLEGDAEALAEAGFLMGGSLLVYDPRALVGIIIGGCVVFMFSGLAIDAVTRAAGAIVFEVRRQFREKPGIMNYTEKPDYARVVDICTKDSLRELATPGLLAILAPIAVGFGLGVGALAGYLAGAIGTGVLMAVFLANSGGAWDNAKKLVEDGHHGGKGSEAHAATVIGDTVGDPFKDTAGPAINPLIKVMNLVALLIAPAIVALSYGDSANDLIRWGIALVAVALIVVAVVITKRRGTAIGDDSPAEQAQLG
- a CDS encoding DEAD/DEAH box helicase, whose amino-acid sequence is MTRAPFDPRETLAHLARGARGERLAHVRHLPRREAVRVPWPEWTDPGVYAAWSGAGVTHLWSHQGELAELARQGRHTVCATGTASGKSLGFLLPVLTALAEGSHAPTGRGATALYLAPTKALAGDQLARLAAMAVPGVRAAVYDGDTPTEERRWIRDHAHYVLSNPDLLHHSLLPGHRQWAPFLRALRYVVVDECHVYRGVFGAHVSAVLRRLLRVAARYESRPTVLFASATVAEPAALASALIGQDVTAVTRDGSPREATTFALWEPPLASEGTRRSAVSESASLLADLVLRDVQTVAFARSRVGVEAVAAAARRDLADVDPALAPRVAAYRGGYLPEERRDLEAALRGRELLGLAATNALELGIDIAGLDAVLIAGWPGTRASLWQQAGRAGRTGSESLAVLVAADDPLDTYLVHHPESVFEAPVEASVFDPANPHVLSAHLAAAAAELPLTPADTEWFGPSVPALAEALVAGGVLRARPAGWYWARADRPSDHVELRGIGQTVRIVETRTGRVLGTVDEARAHSAVHTGAVYLHQGQQHVVTELDLADAAAHVVVGDPGWSTQARSVSEFRILSTTREQQWGPARLCLGAVEVTSQVTSFLRRLPTGEVIGEHPLDLPRRSLTTVAVWWTLPEEELALAGIGEADIPGALHAAEHASIGLLPLIATCDRWDIGGVSTALHPDTGLPTVLVYDGHPGGAGFAEHGFRHARQWLDATLQTVRACECPAGCPSCVQSPKCGNGNDPLSKTGAVQALAHLLSGH
- a CDS encoding TetR/AcrR family transcriptional regulator, with protein sequence MPPRARALPPDQRRAAILSAAVTVLQDEGQSATTRTIAEAAGVAEGTLFRAFATKEELVCAALDQAFDPAPVLGLLDDVDLSLPLRERMVAAVTILQGRYQEVIGLMHAMGIVHPPEPPRAGQARAGTTADHEPSTTAEPDSRHRPRPWRQPIGEALTLLLEPDADLLRVPVAELVDLVGLLTFASSHPTLNQGRSLAPATIVSVLLDGTRKVD
- a CDS encoding cell wall-binding repeat-containing protein — translated: MHHTRTSRLRAGLAASSVLPLLAVAVATSAGMASADDATTDREQHQATASSTADVGLTAITPTSALAVAQAMASPSFNVTAANFVAVPPGGDSAGVGDSAVAGFPTQGSTFGVLSSGYVSTIEAPGTFSSSDLGGGNVRGDTDLDVTVLKVDFAVPTGSNCLSFDFRFLSEEYPVYVGSSVNDAFVAELDTSTWTTDDSLISAPDNFAFDAAGEVVSINSTGVGGMSGTNGLGTAFDGTAGSGDSNGGATVRLSASTQVTPGNHSVYFSIFDQADHIFDSAVFLDNLIVGYTPDPEVDCAPGAEIVTHDLDLEPNTGTAPVGTEHTVTATLTDDAGDPVADTSVEFAVSGTHSTTGSATTDASGQATFSYTGTSAGSDTISGCSRPETGEPCSATDSVSFVWTDSEGPAVERISGSDRYGTATAISGNWAPGVDVVYIASGLDYPDAMPAGALGGTHDAPVLLTKPGSLPSVTTAELTRLQPDKIVVMGGSTAISESVVTTLGDYALADTPDEVTRIAGPDRYATAAEAGLTYPAGVQVAYIAKGSDFPDALAAAARGGQLDSPVLLTRTDHLPAATRTALEHLDPDQIIVLGGTGAVEDEILADLAAYTDGTVTRAAGDNRYGTAAAISGDHAPGVDAVFVATGEIYADSMTGAPLTASILGPVVLTQPNNLPAETIAELERLDPQRIIILGGTQAVSAQIQVDLAAYFG